A stretch of the Deltaproteobacteria bacterium genome encodes the following:
- a CDS encoding branched-chain amino acid aminotransferase has translation MEIEVNLLPSESRKEKPGSDDELSFGDTFSDHMLMVDYKEGQGWHNARIVPYEDLRLDPAAMSIHYAQSLFEGLKCYRRKDGGLQLFRPRDNFKRLNQSASRLCMPELDVEFGLSSLKELIRVEQDWVPRSRGASLYLRPTMLATEPHLGVRPAREYLYFVIVGPVGAYYKEGFNPVRIFVSEKYVRAVRGGVGDIKASGNYAASLYAAKEAQEKGFTQILWLDAVERKYVEEVGTSNMFFLIEDELITPPLTGSILSGITRLTVLDLAREWGAYNVVERQVSIDEVMAKAKDGRLKEAFASGTAVVISPVSEVFYKGEMVQIGNGQTGPLARKLFDEITAIQYGGKQDTHGWIEEI, from the coding sequence ATGGAAATTGAAGTTAATCTTCTCCCGTCTGAATCACGCAAAGAAAAGCCAGGAAGCGATGATGAACTGAGTTTTGGAGATACCTTCAGTGATCATATGCTGATGGTGGATTACAAGGAAGGCCAGGGCTGGCACAATGCCCGCATCGTGCCTTATGAGGATCTTCGACTTGACCCGGCGGCGATGTCCATTCATTACGCCCAGTCCCTCTTCGAAGGCCTTAAGTGCTATCGGAGAAAGGACGGCGGCCTCCAGCTCTTCAGGCCACGGGATAATTTCAAGCGCTTAAACCAGTCTGCCTCCCGGTTGTGCATGCCTGAGTTAGATGTCGAGTTCGGCCTTTCATCACTTAAGGAGCTGATTCGGGTTGAGCAGGACTGGGTGCCCCGAAGCCGCGGCGCGTCACTCTATCTAAGGCCGACCATGCTGGCCACCGAACCGCACCTCGGCGTTAGACCGGCCAGGGAATACCTCTACTTTGTCATTGTCGGGCCGGTTGGGGCCTATTACAAGGAAGGATTTAATCCGGTCAGGATCTTTGTCTCTGAGAAATATGTACGGGCGGTCCGCGGAGGCGTGGGCGATATCAAGGCCTCGGGCAACTACGCGGCCAGCCTCTATGCCGCTAAAGAGGCACAGGAGAAAGGCTTTACCCAGATACTCTGGCTCGACGCCGTGGAGCGTAAGTATGTTGAAGAAGTGGGGACCTCGAACATGTTCTTCCTGATAGAGGACGAACTAATCACTCCACCCTTAACCGGGAGCATCCTGTCAGGCATTACCCGCCTGACCGTCCTGGATCTGGCCCGGGAATGGGGCGCATACAATGTAGTGGAGCGGCAAGTCAGCATAGATGAGGTTATGGCCAAGGCAAAGGACGGGCGTTTGAAAGAAGCGTTTGCCTCAGGCACAGCCGTGGTCATCTCGCCGGTGAGCGAGGTTTTTTATAAAGGTGAGATGGTCCAGATTGGTAACGGCCAGACCGGCCCGCTAGCTCGTAAACTCTTCGATGAAATCACGGCTATTCAATACGGTGGTAAGCAAGATACCCACGGCTGGATCGAAGAAATCTGA
- a CDS encoding PD-(D/E)XK nuclease family protein, whose product MLLFKGPFRVNSLSAFLKCPRAFYFKHVMGLGQDRINLNLLAGHAARAAVNRAHREKNWDEDEIYEIFLGVFEKEKAGQKAEIHGAVDLDEYRVMLRAYACQPYNREARVLALDSRFYFEIKPARTTYHFEGRIDQLLQVETDLLRAEFPDVFKSVKKSSIILHRCIKFGQRRQTSPFELALNIQLDILALALKTGIFNYPLGAIDRRSYQTPYFWNIIPDFHAVYFLRDHIPYKDDGGSYLKDESGNFIPCDLVSEPCLLGKKQQPCKGKRTYCTKQPRGPGMFFTTRSETRTHTIPRELMSVCAAIRMGHYPRQPGELCSNYCEFRFTCETEVRSDVEAA is encoded by the coding sequence ATGCTGCTTTTTAAAGGTCCATTTCGGGTAAATTCACTTTCCGCTTTTCTTAAGTGCCCTCGCGCCTTTTATTTCAAGCACGTTATGGGTCTTGGCCAGGACCGAATTAATCTGAATTTGCTGGCCGGTCATGCGGCGCGGGCAGCCGTTAACCGCGCTCACCGTGAAAAGAACTGGGACGAGGATGAAATTTATGAGATTTTTTTAGGTGTCTTTGAAAAGGAGAAGGCCGGTCAAAAGGCCGAAATCCATGGCGCGGTGGACCTGGATGAGTACCGTGTCATGTTAAGGGCTTATGCCTGCCAGCCTTATAATCGTGAAGCCAGGGTCCTGGCATTGGATTCCAGGTTTTATTTTGAGATCAAACCAGCGCGCACAACTTATCATTTTGAAGGAAGGATTGACCAGCTTCTTCAGGTTGAAACCGATCTGCTGAGAGCTGAATTTCCCGATGTTTTCAAGTCTGTAAAGAAGTCCTCCATCATCCTTCACCGGTGTATTAAATTCGGCCAGCGCAGACAGACCAGTCCCTTTGAACTGGCTCTGAATATCCAGCTCGACATCCTTGCTCTGGCCTTAAAAACCGGGATCTTTAATTATCCTTTAGGCGCCATTGATCGCAGGTCTTATCAGACACCGTATTTCTGGAATATTATCCCTGATTTTCATGCAGTTTATTTCCTCAGAGATCATATCCCCTACAAGGATGACGGCGGCAGTTACCTGAAAGATGAATCGGGAAACTTCATACCCTGCGATCTTGTTTCAGAGCCCTGCCTTTTAGGCAAGAAGCAGCAGCCCTGTAAAGGCAAGCGAACTTACTGCACCAAACAGCCTCGAGGTCCGGGCATGTTTTTCACTACCCGCTCCGAGACCAGAACGCACACCATCCCCAGGGAACTCATGTCGGTCTGCGCGGCCATTCGCATGGGCCATTATCCGCGCCAACCCGGAGAACTCTGCTCTAACTACTGTGAATTTCGCTTTACCTGCGAAACAGAAGTCCGTTCGGATGTTGAGGCGGCTTGA
- a CDS encoding DUF58 domain-containing protein: MAVETDVESFLDEDFLRRLEKLKILAQQGIKGPSKGEHRSWRSGASLEFLDYRKYQVGDDFRYIDWNVYGRLDKLFVKLFRSEEELNIHILLDMSRSMRAGNPSKEIYAKKVAAALSYIGLANLDRVGVTAFSHTLGDSKPPERGKKVYLSILKYLLSLKPEGKTDLNSCLSEYALTCKRPGIAIILSDLLDPNGVEKGLEALRYRKFDITVVHMLDPEELFPGYNGYLTLRELETGETKKITLNEELLTLYRQKMSSFLNNIRELCYKNGIDYYLSDTGVPFEDFLLDYLTTGTLFH, translated from the coding sequence ATGGCAGTAGAAACAGACGTTGAATCTTTCCTAGATGAAGATTTTTTAAGAAGGCTGGAAAAGCTGAAGATACTTGCTCAGCAAGGGATAAAAGGGCCGAGCAAGGGGGAACACAGGTCCTGGCGGAGTGGGGCTAGCCTTGAATTTCTTGACTACCGCAAGTATCAGGTCGGGGACGATTTCCGGTACATTGATTGGAACGTGTATGGTCGCCTGGATAAACTCTTTGTAAAATTATTCCGTTCTGAGGAGGAGCTGAACATTCATATCCTCCTTGACATGAGCCGTTCCATGAGAGCGGGTAACCCTTCGAAAGAGATTTACGCTAAAAAAGTTGCAGCCGCTTTGAGTTATATCGGTCTGGCAAACCTGGACCGGGTCGGCGTGACCGCTTTCAGCCATACACTTGGCGACTCAAAGCCGCCTGAAAGAGGTAAAAAAGTTTACCTCTCCATACTCAAATACCTGCTTTCCCTGAAACCGGAAGGCAAAACAGACCTTAACTCATGTCTCAGTGAATATGCTCTCACCTGCAAGCGGCCGGGCATTGCCATTATCTTAAGCGATCTTTTAGATCCCAATGGGGTTGAAAAGGGTCTGGAGGCGCTTAGGTATAGAAAGTTCGATATAACCGTGGTTCATATGCTCGATCCCGAGGAGCTGTTTCCTGGTTATAACGGATACCTGACTTTAAGAGAATTGGAAACTGGAGAAACAAAAAAAATTACCCTGAATGAGGAATTACTCACGCTTTATCGCCAAAAGATGAGCAGTTTTTTGAACAATATCAGGGAGCTGTGTTACAAGAACGGAATTGACTACTATCTTTCCGATACGGGTGTCCCCTTTGAGGATTTCCTGCTGGATTATCTGACTACAGGAACGCTCTTTCATTAG
- a CDS encoding helix-turn-helix transcriptional regulator, producing the protein MTETFGEVVKRKRMELSLSQKKLGHLAGVTGTYVADMENFGKIPKDSVVLKMAVALGLDPFFFLLVALKERNSEDDEVINLYEKAFKAYSQARARGEINGPVDEVLHPSVVAAQVEEAIKRGLKIIIADPEQIQKEPYCNLVKEIEERVHEFWTEALSSPSDLLLGPLPYRYTVPVISHVSAGEPFQWTDGGFEAGDGLEKVELPPGIDPKLAEKIYAVRVRGDSMFPYLKDGATLFVKPESREEVRHGDYVIFKDQDYNAWVKMVLFRNDQIILRSLNPDYGDMVKDEDELILLEKVISITL; encoded by the coding sequence ATGACTGAGACCTTTGGAGAAGTGGTGAAAAGAAAACGAATGGAGCTTAGCCTCTCGCAAAAAAAGCTCGGACATCTGGCCGGTGTGACTGGAACTTATGTCGCAGACATGGAAAACTTTGGCAAAATCCCCAAAGACTCGGTCGTGCTTAAAATGGCTGTGGCCCTGGGACTTGACCCCTTCTTTTTCCTCCTGGTGGCACTCAAGGAGCGAAATAGCGAGGACGATGAGGTCATCAACCTCTATGAAAAGGCTTTCAAGGCTTACTCGCAAGCCAGAGCCCGGGGTGAAATTAACGGACCGGTTGACGAGGTGCTGCACCCTAGCGTGGTGGCGGCTCAGGTTGAGGAAGCCATTAAACGCGGCCTTAAAATCATCATTGCCGACCCTGAACAGATCCAGAAAGAACCTTATTGCAACCTGGTCAAGGAAATCGAGGAACGAGTCCATGAATTCTGGACTGAAGCGCTTTCCAGCCCTTCTGATCTATTACTGGGTCCCCTGCCTTATCGTTATACTGTCCCTGTCATTTCTCATGTCAGTGCCGGCGAACCTTTTCAGTGGACTGATGGGGGTTTTGAAGCTGGAGACGGATTGGAGAAGGTGGAGCTGCCTCCTGGAATTGACCCGAAGCTGGCCGAGAAGATTTATGCCGTCCGGGTTCGGGGAGACTCCATGTTCCCTTACCTCAAAGATGGCGCCACTCTTTTTGTCAAACCTGAGAGCCGGGAGGAAGTGAGGCACGGTGATTATGTCATTTTCAAGGACCAGGATTATAACGCCTGGGTGAAGATGGTCCTTTTTCGTAATGATCAGATTATCTTGCGCTCCCTAAATCCTGATTATGGAGATATGGTCAAGGATGAAGACGAGCTGATCTTACTGGAAAAGGTTATATCTATCACCCTTTGA
- a CDS encoding MoxR family ATPase — MEKATPIEKADLIIQNFNLITDELSKIIVGQTSLIENILVCLLCGGHALVEGVPGLGKTLIVKTLSQVLDLKYSRIQFTPDLMPADILGTNIVNQDEQGNRYFEFFKGPIFGQVILADEINRATPKTQSALLEAMQEERVTIFGREYPLEPPFIVLATQNPLEMEGTYPLPEAQIDRFFFKLKIEYPTSDQLEEIIEKTTEDYQPELNKVVDSDSILQMKKLVRQVPIALHVKNYAIRLVLASHPDDHASIERTKKYVRYGASPRGVQTLVLAGKVRALFQGRYNASLEDIRAAAKPALRHRIILNLRGEAEGINEDDIIDDILNGVPEKVRV; from the coding sequence ATGGAAAAAGCGACACCAATTGAAAAAGCTGACTTAATAATACAGAATTTTAACCTCATCACTGACGAGCTTTCCAAGATAATTGTCGGGCAGACCTCACTCATCGAAAATATCCTTGTCTGCCTGCTCTGTGGAGGTCATGCCTTGGTTGAAGGCGTGCCTGGACTGGGTAAAACCCTGATCGTGAAGACATTGAGTCAGGTTCTTGACTTGAAGTATTCCCGGATTCAATTCACTCCCGATCTAATGCCCGCGGATATCCTGGGCACGAATATCGTGAACCAGGATGAACAGGGAAATCGTTATTTCGAGTTTTTTAAAGGGCCGATATTTGGCCAAGTCATTCTGGCTGACGAAATCAACCGGGCCACCCCTAAAACTCAATCTGCCCTTCTTGAGGCCATGCAGGAAGAAAGGGTTACGATTTTTGGTAGAGAATACCCTTTAGAGCCGCCTTTTATCGTGTTGGCGACTCAGAACCCCCTGGAAATGGAAGGGACTTACCCCCTGCCAGAGGCTCAGATTGATCGTTTCTTCTTCAAGCTCAAGATCGAGTACCCGACTTCGGATCAGCTTGAAGAAATAATTGAAAAAACAACAGAAGACTACCAGCCGGAATTAAATAAGGTCGTTGATTCCGACTCGATCCTTCAAATGAAAAAACTGGTCAGACAGGTACCCATCGCCTTGCATGTAAAAAATTACGCCATCAGGCTCGTTTTGGCCAGCCATCCGGATGACCATGCCTCGATCGAAAGGACTAAAAAATACGTTCGCTATGGCGCAAGCCCCCGGGGAGTGCAAACCCTGGTTTTAGCTGGCAAAGTGCGGGCCTTGTTTCAGGGGCGCTATAACGCTTCCCTTGAAGATATCAGGGCGGCGGCCAAACCGGCTCTGAGGCATCGCATTATTCTAAATCTTAGAGGAGAGGCTGAAGGGATCAACGAGGATGACATCATAGACGATATTTTAAATGGCGTACCCGAAAAAGTGCGTGTTTAA
- a CDS encoding BatA and WFA domain-containing protein: MQLLNPSALLVLGLIPILILIHSLKPKPKQVDVTNLFLWRAVLKEKRGGVRIQRVLRNLPLLLQILAVILAAFALARPVWLYTSQIKGDAILVLDSSASMKTLTASGIRFDRAREEALKLIDELPKDSRMLIIEAGSKPFLRSPFSDDKKHLKRIVQSIQPSDAPGRIEKAVYLA, from the coding sequence ATGCAACTGTTAAATCCAAGCGCGCTGCTGGTTTTGGGCCTAATCCCGATTCTCATTTTAATCCACAGCCTGAAACCCAAGCCGAAACAGGTTGATGTCACAAACCTCTTCTTATGGCGCGCCGTTTTGAAGGAAAAAAGAGGGGGGGTTCGTATTCAAAGGGTTCTTAGGAACCTGCCTCTTTTGCTCCAGATTCTAGCCGTAATACTGGCCGCTTTTGCCTTGGCCAGGCCTGTATGGTTATATACCTCTCAAATAAAAGGAGACGCGATCCTGGTCCTGGACTCGAGTGCCAGCATGAAGACCCTTACAGCCTCAGGAATCAGGTTTGACCGAGCCAGGGAAGAAGCGCTCAAGCTCATTGATGAGCTTCCAAAAGACAGCCGGATGCTTATTATTGAGGCTGGCAGCAAGCCCTTTTTAAGATCTCCCTTTTCAGATGATAAAAAGCACCTCAAAAGGATAGTGCAAAGCATCCAACCCTCAGACGCGCCAGGGCGAATAGAAAAGGCAGTTTACCTGGC